From the Cryptomeria japonica chromosome 2, Sugi_1.0, whole genome shotgun sequence genome, one window contains:
- the LOC131041550 gene encoding gibberellin 20 oxidase 1-D: protein MAAMNMSESEIELPLVDLDLLNSEQGRSKLTKIIREACEDWGFFNVINHGVDSDLIQAIDSVSRDLFTLPAEIKEKAVFSTYFDGYTGRSAALPYRESMSFSRVLFSDSVDRISDTLWTQRNPDFCKAVKEYSYKVEELAKTLVKLTVSSLGLDVALEKSLEGNLRMNYYTPPFAQTSTLPLKGHKDFSCLTVLYQDHMGGLEVLTKEGMWAAVKPLKGSFAVNVGDSLEIWSNCRYRSAVHRVKYGGWTSRLSLAFFMHFADDEQVYAPEELIDDDHPRRHKAFCFKEYKEYKQRVFKNDGIPNPFRISLD, encoded by the exons ATGGCTGCCATGAATATGAGTGAGAGTGAAATCGAGCTTCCCCTCGTAGATCTGGATCTGCTAAATTCAGAGCAGGGCCGTTCAAAACTCACAAAGATAATCAGAGAGGCGTGTGAGGATTGGGGATTTTTTAACGTGATAAATCATGGAGTGGATTCAGATCTTATCCAGGCGATTGATTCAGTTTCTCGCGATCTATTTACATTGCCCGCAGAAATCAAAGAAAAGGCCGTTTTTTCCACTTACTTTGATGGCTATACAGGGCGCTCTGCTGCACTTCCATACAGGGAGTCCATGTCTTTCTCTCGCGTATTGTTTTCTGATTCAGTCGACAGAATTTCAGACACTCTGTGGACTCAACGGAATCCGGATTTCTG TAAAGCGGTGAAGGAATACAGTTACAAGGTGGAAGAgcttgcaaaaacacttgtcaagctTACTGTTAGTAGCTTGGGATTAGACGTTGCATTGGAAAAATCATTGGAAGGAAATCTTCGCATGAACTATTATACACCTCCATTTGCCCAGACCTCAACATTGCCATTGAAAGGCCACAAGGATTTCTCTTGCTTGACAGTTCTATACCAGGATCATATGGGAGGCCTTGAGGTTCTCACAAAGGAAGGGATGTGGGCTGCTGTCAAACCTCTAAAAGGTTCATTTGCTGTGAATGTTGGGGACTCTTTGGAG ATTTGGAGCAATTGCAGATATAGAAGTGCCGTGCACAGAGTTAAGTATGGAGGGTGGACTTCCCGACTGTCTCTTGCATTCTTTATGCACTTTGCAGATGATGAACAAGTTTATGCACCAGAAGAACTAATAGATGATGATCATCCACGACGCCATAAGGCATTTTGTTTCAAGGAATATAAAGAATATAAGCAACGGGTCTTTAAAAATGATGGCATCCCCAATCCCTTCCGCATAAGCTTAGACTAA